One Aspergillus oryzae RIB40 DNA, chromosome 2 genomic window carries:
- a CDS encoding nitrilase (carbon-nitrogen hydrolase) — protein sequence MPSKITVGVAQARTHNTVTETLSALNRITRDAASRGVHLLLFPEAYLGGYPRTCNFGTAIGARQPHGREQFLNYFHSAVDLGDTPTGAGDDWVQRKLPVAEGKNHRGDGTRETLERIANETGVFIVVGVIERAAGSLYCSALYVDPARGVLGKRRKVMPTGTERLVWAQGSPSTLKAVTTHLNGVPVTMAAAICWENYMPLLRQSLYSQNVNIYLAPTADARDTWLPLMRTVAFESRAYVLSANQCVRYNELPEWVTGQQDEKISTEYVCRGGSSIVDPQGQVLAGPIWEVSADDASDSAADAGGDGLIISEIDVEDCERGRLDMDVAGHYSRSDAFKLTVEGLDLNPPPL from the exons ATGCCGTCCAAGATCACCGTAGGCGTTGCCCAAGCACGCACCCACAACACTGTCACGGAGACTCTCTCCGCCCTCAACCGCATCACCCGTGATGCCGCCTCCCGCGGCGTCCATctgctcctcttccccgAGGCCTATCTAGGCGGATACCCACGTACCTGCAACTTTGGCACTGCCATTGGCGCACGTCAACCTCACGGACGGGAACAGTTCCTGAACTACTTCCACTCTGCAGTTGATCTCGGGGATACCCCCACTGGAGCGGGTGACGACTGGGTACAGAGGAAGTTGCCCGTCGCAGAGGGCAAGAACCATCGCGGAGACGGCACCAGAGAAACTCTTGAACGGATTGCAAATGAAACAGgcgtcttcatcgtcgtGGGCGTCATCGAGAGAGCGGCGGGCAGTTTGTACTGTTCTGCGCTGTACGTCGATCCCGCGAGGGGAGTGCtgggaaagaggaggaaggttATGCCT ACAGGAACAGAACGTCTCGTCTGGGCCCAAGGTTCCCCATCAACCCTAAAGGCCGTGACGACCCATCTCAACGGTGTCCCCGTGACCATGGCAGCAGCCATCTGCTGGGAGAACTACATGCCCCTTCTCCGCCAGAGTCTGTACTCCCAGAACGTGAACATCTACTTGGCTCCTACCGCCGACGCCCGGGACACATGGCTGCCCCTGATGCGGACCGTCGCATTCGAGTCGCGGGCATATGTACTCAGCGCGAACCAGTGCGTTAGGTATAACGAATTACCGGAGTGGGTCACTGGCCAACAGGATGAGA aaatcTCGACCGAATACGTCTGCCGCGGTGGTTCTTCTATCGTTGATCCCCAGGGTCAGGTTCTTGCGGGTCCTATTTGGGAGGTTTCTGCGGATGATGCGTCTGATTCTGCGGCGGATGCTGGAGGTGATGGACTGATCATCTCGGAGATTGATGTAGAGGATTGTGAACGGGGTAGATTGGATATGGATGTGGCTGGTCATTATTCCAGGAGTGATGCGTTTAAGTTGACGGTGGAGGGGCTGGATCTCAACCCACCTCCTTTGTAA
- a CDS encoding uncharacterized protein (predicted protein), producing the protein MAHFCLPHPQPQKPNEPSLADHITQTHATLCVTNAQKLITLIQTCSQQDNPGLIPWWYRVFFLYIAMQHLIAAMLRPDVFATVVVESWNTAVSALSAHEHLSLSVGRCLNKLRLMWGKVGDIQASISHEVLADCDMGWRDVFQYLGFEAEMSLFGMDDSVGLGDIDWSL; encoded by the coding sequence ATGGCCCACTTCTGTCTCCCACACCCCCAACCCCAGAAGCCAAACGAACCAAGTCTAGCCGACCACATCACCCAAACACACGCCACACTCTGCGTCACAAACGCCCAAAAGCTCATCACCCTGATCCAGACCTGCTCGCAACAAGACAACCCCGGCCTCATACCCTGGTGGTATCGggttttcttcctctatATTGCAATGCAGCATCTCATAGCAGCGATGCTGCGACCTGATGTCTTTGCAACGGTCGTTGTGGAGTCCTGGAATACGGCTGTGTCGGCACTAAGCGCACATGAGCATCTCAGTTTGTCTGTTGGGAGATGTCTGAATAAACTTCGGTTGATGTGGGGGAAGGTTGGTGATATTCAGGCGTCAATAAGTCATGAGGTTCTGGCGGATTGTGATATGGGATGGAGGGATGTTTTCCAGTATCTGGGGTTTGAGGCTGAGATGTCGCTGTTTGGCATGGATGATTCGGTGGGGTTGGGAGATATTGATTGGAGTTTATGA
- a CDS encoding fungal specific transcription factor domain-containing protein (predicted protein), giving the protein MRRSPPRYSTFYFLAGGLRPILLIFPVCGRCQRKRELQRTCTYITASDHRSSTVNHHHSSAVVSPQLPTPATSAQINSGNLDAISPPSAHSPVNPGEFSFEVRAAVDARLGLPSPKKRCPIPLTDAPLFGLLSIPDSINPIANPADNVLPPRRHADHLVNLYWQCLDPLEPLLDQRSFWTTYEAIFDAKQCQQNFLLSSMASVASGGHPLASRLIGDCSMSDPYDTVSSVYFKLAPDMDGLGFRCPDCPEHRA; this is encoded by the exons ATGCGACGGTCTCCGCCCAGGTACTCCACATTTTATTTTTTAGCAGGTGGCCTCCGACCAATCTTACTGATATTCCCAGTGTGTGGAAGATGCCAACGCAAAAGAGAGCTTCAGAGGACCTGTACTTACATCACTGCGTCAGACCACCGTAGCAGTACTGtcaaccatcatcactcaTCAGCTGTAGTATCCCCACAACTGCCGACTCCTGCTACATCTGCTCAAATAAATTCGGGAAATTTAGATGCCATCAGCCCTCCAAGCGCTCACAGCCCCGTTAATCCAGGAGAATTCTCCTTCGAGGTCAGAGCTGCTGTTGATGCAAGACTGGGACTCCCGTCCCCGAAAAAGCGGTGCCCTATTCCTCTGACGGATGCTCCATTATTTGGCTTGCTCTCCATTCCAGACAGTATCAATCCCATTGCTAATCCCGCGGACAATGTCCTTCCACCGCGCAGACATGCCGATCACTTGGTGAATTTGTACTGGCAATGTCTGGATCCTCTGGAGCCCTTGCTCGACCAGAGATCTTTCTGGACTACCTATGAGGCCATCTTCGACG CGAAACAGTGCCAGCagaactttcttctttcgagCATGGCATCTGTTGCGTCCGGAGGTCATCCTCTGGCAAGCCGGCTCATTGGAGACTGTTCAATGTCTGATCCTTATGACACAGTATCTTCGGTGTACTTCAAACTTGCACCAGACATGGATGGCCTTGGGTTCCGCTGTCCGGATTGCCCTGAGCATCGGGCTTGA
- a CDS encoding cupin domain-containing protein (predicted protein), with the protein MPKNTLPNPNRYITTNNDDGTSIFTQTIPESLPVVNNLNGALFRLGYTTNQPPVELTNNTDLHLYETSLQELPPLVPQGGGANVWYIDTPPESESPLHRTVSLDFVIQITGEIELTLSSGETRIVKPGDLTVQRSTLHKWRNPSKTKWSRMVGVMAECRPVVTGEGRTLGEEFPGH; encoded by the coding sequence ATGCCCAAAAACACTCTCCCCAACCCAAACCGCtacatcaccaccaacaacGACGATGGCACATCCATCTTCACGCAGACCATTCCCGAATCCCTCCCCGTGGTAAACAACCTCAACGGAGCACTCTTCCGTCTAGGCTACACCACAAACCAACCCCCGGTGGAACTCACCAACAACACCGACCTCCATCTCTACGAAACCTCCCTCCAAGAGCTTCCTCCCCTGGTCCCTCAAGGCGGCGGTGCCAATGTATGGTACATTGATACGCCCCCCGAGTCAGAGAGTCCCCTGCATCGAACCGTGAGTCTGGACTTTGTCATCCAGATCACAGGCGAGATTGAACTCACGCTGTCTTCTGGTGAGACGCGGATCGTTAAGCCGGGGGATTTGACTGTTCAGCGATCTACGTTGCATAAATGGCGGAATCCTAGTAAGACAAAGTGGTCGAGGATGGTTGGGGTTATGGCGGAGTGTCGGCCTGTTGTTACTGGGGAGGGGAGAACTCTTGGGGAGGAGTTTCCTGGGCATTGA
- a CDS encoding FAD-dependent oxidoreductase (glycine/D-amino acid oxidases (deaminating)), translating into MATIARPEQWMNTSGETTPVWVHKMPFSKYPRFETLSHDIKTDVCVVGSGIAGISTAYELITRGKKVTMIEARNVLSGESGRTSGHLSNALDDGYSAIAKKHGRDGAKLAADSHTWAIDRAADIVKKLKLDCEFRYLPAIEISQYPRGDPKHDKEVGVMREEGWDGEIDQRDGALFTGQGTFHPTKYMVGMLEWLRNHPNFQCFTHTRMASVEENDLVQVRTANGNTITAKDVVQATCVPIQKLSVIAEMEYMRTYCIAIRVPKNYIEDCLIYDQADAYKYIRFTDCDENDDYLVIGGCDHKVGQDQVEGRFQELETWVRERFTKAGSVDYKWSGQIFEPVDYMAFIGKNQGMNHTYVVTGDSGNGLTHGILAGKLIADEIEGVQNPWASLYNPERLTSIAKSLGSMLQHDIQINTQYKRYLQTDIKDIEDLAVGSGGVLNKADLSAPMAVYKDEGGQTHRFSAICPHMKAVLSWNAAEKSWDCPVHGSRFSCDGVCVEGPAKSNLTPLDDFSKTKQQEQEAL; encoded by the exons ATGGCAACCATCGCCCGCCCAGAACAATGGATGAATACCTCCGGGGAGACAACCCCGGTATGGGTGCATAAAATGCCCTTCTCCAAATACCCCCGCTTTGAGACATTGTCGCACGACATCAAAACCGACGTCTGCGTTGTCGGCTCCGGAATCGCGGGTATATCTACTGCCTATGAGCTCATCACTCGCGGCAagaaggtgacgatgatCGAGGCCCGGAATGTGCTCTCGGGAGAGAGTGGAAGAACCAGCGGCCATTTGTCGAATGCCTTGGATGATGGCTATAGTGCGATCGCGAAGAAGCACGGAAGGGACGGAGCCAAACTCGCGGCCGATAGTCACACCTGGGCTATTGATCGCGCGGCGGATATtgtcaagaagctgaaattgGATTGCGAGTTTAGGTATTTGCCGGCGATTGAGATCTCGCAGTACCCTCGTGGAGATCCGAAGCATGATAAGGAGGTGGGTGTTATGCGGGAGGAA GGGTGGGATGGGGAAATCGATCAGCGTGATGGGGCTTTGTTCACTGGGCAGGGAACGTTCCATCCGACCAAGTATATGGTTGGTATGCTGGAGTGGCTGAGGAACCATCCGAACTTCCAGTGCTTCACGCATACGCGGATGGCGTCTGTCGAAGAGAACGATCTTGTTCAGGTGCGCACGGCTAATGGCAATACCATTACGGCCAAAGATGTGGTTCAGGCGACCTGTGTTCCCATCCAGAAGCTGAGCGTCATTGCCGAAATGGAATATATGCGGACATACTGTATTGCCATCCGAGTCCCTAAGAATTATATCGAGGACTGCCTTATCTACGACCAAGCGGACGCATACAAGTATATCCGCTTCACGGACTGCGACGAGAACGACGACTACCTGGTTATCGGCGGCTGCGATCACAAAGTGGGCCAGGATCAAGTAGAGGGTCGCTTCCAAGAGCTGGAAACATGGGTGCGGGAGCGATTCACCAAGGCCGGCTCCGTTGACTATAAATGGAGCGGCCAGATCTTTGAGCCAGTAGACTACATGGCCTTCATCGGAAAGAACCAAGGAATGAACCACACCTATGTTGTCACTGGCGATAGCGGAAACGGTCTCACCCATGGTATACTGGCAGGAAAGCTGATTGCAGACGAGATTGAAGGCGTCCAGAACCCGTGGGCAAGCCTTTACAATCCCGAGCGACTAACAAGTATCGCCAAATCACTTGGAAGCATGCTTCAGCATGACATACAAATCAACACCCAATACAAGCGCTACCTGCAAACCGACATTAAAGATATCGAAGATCTCGCGGTGGGAAGTGGTGGTGTACTTAACAAGGCCGACCTATCAGCACCGATGGCCGTTTACAAAGACGAGGGAGGTCAAACGCATCGCTTCAGCGCTATCTGCCCTCATATGAAAGCGGTGCTTAGTTGGAACGCCGCAGAGAAGAGCTGGGATTGTCCGGTTCACGGAAGTCGATTTAGCTGCGACGGTGTCTGCGTTGAGGGTCCAGCCAAGTCGAACCTGACGCCCTTGGATGACTTTTCGAAAACCAAAcagcaggagcaagaagcaTTGTAA
- a CDS encoding putative general amidase (amidases), whose translation MSNSTPSYPAIAQRKQAHLESQIPAEWKLSASQIPSGMLSLEDSITNAKQYQRVNVMDVPRTCGLLTNKELEITENWDIRGLLRVIAEKRYTAEDVVGAFCKRAAIAHQVTRCLSEPLFDRALQRAKDLDLHLQKSGKPIGPLHGLPVSVKDSFHVKGVDSTTGIVGLAFKPATQNSPLVDLLESLGAVIIGKTNVPQTMGALDSCNYLFGRTLNPLNRQWTVGGSTGGEGALIAMRGSMVGFGTDIGGSIRVPAMCNGIYGFKPSVGRVPFGGQEGGQMPGKGRVSLQAVAGPLARSVADLGAIMEEVVPRAELFGEDCIPGRWHGEFPFRLPETQGRNVTIGVLRSDGIVEPLPPIAKVLDEVAQTLRKTPGVEVVEIPVPAALTKCQGLAGRLMGVDGGNAMMDLLESTGEPLIPWLQGRMKRGRELTLSQLGQLQAQRSIVELELLKMWTLNSGTGRRIDAIIHPVAPHPVPEMDRYNAVGYTSSFVLLDYPAGTIPVRPFRESDLESGKEMDAPVLGSWDKANRQLWNEKTVDRRVYLGSPLSIQVVTPKQHDYELFRAMEIIDRAFPKV comes from the exons ATGTCGAATTCTACCCCCAGCTACCCAGCCATTGCCCAGCGTAAACAAGCACACCTTGAATCGCAAATCCCAGCAGAATGGAAACTTTCCGCTTCTCAGATACCCTCGGGAATGCTCTCCCTGGAGGATTCGATTACCAACGCGAAGCAGTATCAGCGGGTGAATGTGATGGATGTCCCCCGAACATGCGGCTTACTCACAAATAAAGAATTGGAAATTACCGAGAACTGGGATATTCGGGGTCTCTTGCGAGTCATTGCGGAGAAACGGTACACAGCGGAAGATGTGGTCGGAGCTTTTTGTAAG CGCGCGGCAATCGCTCACCAAGTCACCCGCTGCTTGAGCGAACCGCTTTTCGACCGTGCCCTGCAACGGGCCAAAGACCTCGACCTCCATCTCCAGAAGAGCGGGAAGCCAATCGGCCCCTTACATGGTCTACCAGTATCCGTCAAAGACTCTTTCCATGTGAAAGGCGTCGACTCGACCACCGGCATAGTTGGTCTGGCATTCAAACCCGCCACGCAGAACTCGCCTCTAGTAGATCTCCTCGAATCCCTAGGCGCCGTGATCATCGGCAAGACCAATGTGCCCCAGACAATGGGTGCACTGGACAGCTGCAACTACCTCTTCGGCCGGACACTGAACCCGCTTAACCGCCAGTGGACAGTGGGAGGCAGCACAGGCGGCGAAGGCGCGTTGATCGCCATGCGTGGATCCATGGTCGGGTTTGGCACGGATATCGGCGGCAGTATCCGTGTTCCGGCGATGTGTAACGGGATCTACGGGTTCAAGCCCAGTGTAGGTCGCGTTCCCTTCGGGGGCCAGGAAGGGGGCCAAATGCCCGGCAAAGGAAGGGTGTCTCTGCAAGCGGTTGCTGGTCCCCTGGCGCGGTCGGTGGCTGATCTAGGTGCTATCATGGAGGAGGTCGTGCCTCGCGCTGAGCTGTTCGGGGAGGATTGTATTCCTGGTCGGTGGCATGGGGAATTTCCTTTCCGGTTACCCGAGACGCAGGGCCGGAATGTCACTATCGGTGTACTTCGATCGGATGGTATCGTTGAGCCTTTGCCTCCTATCGCCAAAGTATTAGATGAGGTGGCCCAGACATTGCGGAAGACGCCTGGCGTTGAGGTGGTCGAGATTCCCGTGCCGGCGGCGTTGACCAAATGCCAGGGTCTGGCAGGTCGACTGATGGGTGTGGACGGGGGAAACGCCATGATGGACTTGCTAGAGAGTACAGGGGAACCGCTGATTCCCTGGCTGCAGGGCCGTATGAAGCGGGGACGGGAATTGACGCTCTCGCAGCTGGGCCAGTTACAGGCCCAGCGGTCAATCGTCGAACTGGAGCTACTGAAGATGTGGACCCTCAATAGTGGAACCGGGCGTCGCATTGATGCGATTATCCACCCTGTGGCTCCGCACCCAGTTCCTGAGATGGACCGCTATAATGCTGTGGGATACACGTCTAGTTTTGTCTTGCTGGATTATCCTGCGGGCACTATTCCAGTACGTCCATTCAGGGAGTCCGATCTGGAGAGCGGAAAGGAAATGGATGCCCCTGTGTTGGGAAGCTGGGATAAAGCTAATCGACAGTTGT GGAACGAGAAAACGGTTGATCGCCGGGTATATCTGGGCTCACCGCTGAGTATCCAGGTCGTGACGCCCAAGCAACACGACTATGAGCTGTTCCGGGCTATGGAAATCATTGATAGGGCTT TCCCCAAGGTGTAG